Proteins from one Burkholderiaceae bacterium DAT-1 genomic window:
- a CDS encoding Hpt domain-containing protein: protein MSAQTEFDLGSLIWVKGEIDQVLAQARSAITSHLNEGAAGALRSAQTFLHQAHGAIEMVGLEGLGKFVEVIEVAVGAVERQELAADILNVASEAIEALQAFLDGLLLGSPYVPLKLAPFYLKLQALRDESQPTASDLFFPKLEPQLPAGLTPVKLEGEALQQFLRNARTRFEGGLLKWMRQEPVEGLQWMHQALLGIARSQSGTLQRGFWWAASAVAEGAQDNRSTLDIELQALFARINAQLRKLIEGNAKIAERLYRDVLYVALHMNTRSPHARAVRAAYDLDALSGRDAQSDRKRMQDLQRVRELRDVLNAAKDSWARISAGAIDKRKGFVALLTQLSSGSEVLGLQAMPRLISTLEEVVDGSKPIAPSLALEVATALLLIENAAIVFPATVPEFDAQADAMIAKLQGDADAEPILDSLSQNAQENLLRVQVAHEIQANLRGIEQSLDTWFRDASRRDELDAVFGPLHQAQGALSILDESRAVALIEASGTLIERCKQSEDVPPQETLEFIAESLSSLGFFVDALARGDVDPHRHLDAALRKLGLDTPDMDILAEPIEESLDRAPEAEASVQIATPEVQVAEEVIEPEVAEAVAEPLPVPAAIPVSEAAVDAELLEVYLEEAVEVLGNVSSHLDILRAQPGDRSALTVVRRSFHTLKGSGRMVGLNTLGEVAWAVEQVLNRFLQDERNVSPQLMGLLQDAHDGFVNWVNELKEHGQTAVEASAIFAAAEALKQGDAEPVAVAAPTQLVDAPAADVPASPLELVAEADAPDAQGRDEHEAVDIAPEADAQAEDAGGDIRVGDVSLSPVLFGIFQEEAARYVAALQQGGEVYAQRGVIQREFVHAAHTLCGIARTTGFRCVGDVAHALEMVLLGLERAPQLEQEVSDVELVHHTIASIADMIDAIRAHREPVADAQLCEALMARAEALRPYAQSAEVRAMADLALEEADSGDDEIVLDIALLDLPEDAQLDEAQLQVSADDAADLSGLTVAEAEAKSEDDTPEAVADTFETVDFELEPEAEAEAEAEAEAEAEAEAEAEADIETAIELTPLAESEEDVDSLEDELEALPVIEVEETEDADLPVITDVVESDEGAAAESTGVDAAISDVSDTDAWAGDTEDDVPTLELVVEEVAHEEVPEVTEPAAESALPELQANELDSIDFDIGESEDAEIEAVAVEDAPLLEADISDEAAEEIEAESSEAALPVDESEYAAEAEAEAEAEAEAEADIEINVPTLNDAPLIEEVVAAPVVSPEVAVAPRAEQRLADIAVADEIDEQLLPVFIEEAEELMPQIRAGLRGLGEDASHADALRRLLHTLKGSARMAGAMRLGDATHQMETRLINAGELISPALIEGLEIDFDLVSEVYDRLLNPQAAAEEAEVEVANQPARDEFSVMPVQITRGERLVQPLQPTLSDPDAGKATIRVRADLVDRLVNQSGEVAIARSRIEAEMLALKRSLGDLTDNVTRLRGQLREIEIQAESQMQSRLSHTNESHDFDPLEFDRFTRLQELTRFMAESVNDVATVQQNLLRNFDESNAALLQQARMTRDLQQELMRVRMVPFGSIADRFYRLVRQVGKETGKKVNLELRGGRVEIDRSVLEKMVTPFEHMLRNAIDHGLEHTGQRLSSGKGEFGEVTIEARQEGNELVLTLRDDGRGLDLDRIRSKALERGLIGANDHPTPHALMAMIFAAGFSTAESVTQLSGRGIGMDVVRTQITELGGRVEVDSQVGLGTTFTIHLPLTLAVTQAVMVRVGERHYAIPSVMVEQVQELKMPALEELYQKGDVNWLGNQYPFHYLPRLVGDMDVKAEHKRYNTVLLLRSGAQRIAIHVDELTRNQEVVVKNIGPQLSRVAGIVGATVLGNGEIVLIINPMQLALRRAETPADLQVSSEVAHAEPAANEVLDVAPVVMVVDDSLTVRKITGRLLSREGYQVETAKDGVDALQQLQDIKPAVILLDVEMPRMDGFELTRNLRANADTRDIPIIMITSRTAEKHRNYALELGVNVFLGKPYQEDELLEHISQFVGNKVPA, encoded by the coding sequence ATGAGCGCGCAAACAGAATTCGACCTGGGATCGCTGATCTGGGTCAAGGGTGAGATCGACCAGGTGCTGGCTCAGGCACGGTCGGCCATCACCAGCCATCTGAACGAAGGCGCAGCGGGTGCGTTGCGCTCTGCCCAGACTTTTCTCCATCAGGCACACGGTGCCATCGAGATGGTTGGACTAGAAGGTCTGGGTAAATTTGTTGAAGTCATTGAAGTTGCAGTCGGGGCGGTTGAACGTCAGGAGCTTGCTGCAGATATCCTGAATGTAGCCAGCGAGGCGATTGAAGCCTTGCAGGCATTTCTCGATGGATTGCTGCTGGGGTCTCCGTATGTCCCGCTGAAGCTGGCACCGTTCTACCTCAAACTCCAGGCCTTGCGTGATGAGTCACAGCCGACGGCCTCGGATCTGTTTTTCCCAAAGCTAGAACCACAACTTCCTGCCGGGCTGACGCCTGTCAAACTCGAAGGTGAGGCGCTTCAGCAATTCCTGCGAAATGCGCGTACCCGCTTCGAAGGCGGATTATTGAAGTGGATGCGTCAGGAACCTGTCGAGGGACTCCAGTGGATGCATCAGGCGCTGCTGGGGATTGCCCGGAGCCAGAGCGGTACGCTGCAACGCGGATTCTGGTGGGCTGCCAGCGCGGTGGCCGAAGGCGCACAGGATAATCGTTCGACCCTGGATATCGAGCTGCAGGCATTATTTGCCCGGATCAATGCGCAGTTGCGCAAATTGATCGAAGGGAATGCCAAGATTGCCGAACGCCTGTATCGCGACGTGCTTTATGTTGCACTCCATATGAATACACGCAGTCCGCATGCGCGGGCTGTGCGGGCTGCATATGATCTGGATGCCTTATCGGGACGAGATGCGCAATCGGATCGCAAGCGGATGCAGGATTTGCAGCGCGTGCGGGAGTTGCGCGATGTACTGAATGCGGCCAAGGATAGCTGGGCCCGCATCAGCGCAGGTGCCATTGATAAGCGCAAGGGATTTGTTGCGCTTCTGACGCAATTGTCGTCTGGCAGTGAAGTGCTGGGCTTGCAGGCCATGCCACGCCTGATTTCGACATTAGAAGAAGTGGTCGACGGCAGCAAACCCATTGCGCCCTCGCTGGCGCTGGAAGTGGCGACCGCACTGCTCCTGATCGAGAACGCTGCAATCGTGTTTCCGGCAACCGTTCCTGAGTTCGATGCTCAGGCGGATGCCATGATCGCCAAGTTACAAGGCGATGCAGATGCCGAGCCGATTCTGGATAGCCTGTCGCAGAATGCACAAGAAAATCTCTTGCGTGTTCAGGTGGCGCATGAAATTCAGGCCAATTTGCGTGGCATTGAGCAGTCGCTGGATACCTGGTTCCGCGATGCATCGCGTCGTGATGAGCTGGATGCCGTCTTTGGTCCGCTGCATCAGGCGCAGGGCGCATTGTCGATCCTTGATGAATCGCGTGCAGTGGCACTGATTGAAGCCAGTGGCACCTTGATCGAACGCTGCAAACAAAGCGAAGATGTCCCGCCGCAGGAAACGCTCGAGTTTATCGCTGAATCCCTGTCTAGCCTGGGCTTCTTCGTTGATGCGCTGGCACGAGGGGATGTTGACCCGCACCGTCATCTGGATGCGGCGCTGCGCAAGCTAGGGCTGGATACGCCGGATATGGATATTCTGGCCGAGCCGATTGAGGAAAGTCTGGATCGCGCACCCGAAGCGGAAGCCTCTGTGCAGATCGCGACGCCAGAGGTGCAGGTTGCAGAGGAAGTGATTGAGCCCGAGGTAGCCGAGGCGGTGGCCGAGCCATTGCCGGTTCCTGCCGCGATTCCTGTCAGTGAAGCGGCAGTGGATGCCGAGTTGCTGGAGGTATACCTCGAAGAAGCCGTCGAGGTGCTTGGTAATGTGTCGAGCCATCTCGATATTCTGCGTGCGCAGCCGGGCGATCGTTCGGCGCTGACCGTGGTGCGCCGTAGCTTCCATACCCTGAAGGGCAGTGGTCGCATGGTGGGACTCAACACACTGGGCGAAGTTGCGTGGGCTGTTGAGCAAGTCTTGAACCGTTTCCTGCAGGATGAACGGAATGTATCGCCCCAGTTGATGGGACTACTGCAGGATGCACATGATGGTTTCGTGAATTGGGTCAATGAACTCAAGGAACACGGCCAAACAGCTGTTGAAGCGAGTGCGATTTTTGCGGCTGCAGAAGCCTTGAAGCAAGGTGATGCAGAACCTGTGGCTGTCGCTGCACCTACCCAACTTGTAGATGCACCTGCGGCTGATGTGCCTGCTTCCCCGCTTGAACTGGTTGCGGAAGCGGATGCGCCGGACGCGCAGGGGCGTGATGAACACGAAGCCGTGGACATTGCACCTGAAGCAGATGCACAAGCAGAGGATGCCGGTGGCGATATCCGCGTGGGCGATGTGTCCTTGTCGCCGGTGCTCTTCGGTATCTTCCAGGAAGAAGCTGCACGCTATGTCGCTGCCTTGCAGCAAGGTGGCGAGGTCTATGCTCAGCGTGGTGTGATCCAGCGCGAGTTTGTGCATGCCGCACATACGTTGTGCGGGATTGCACGCACGACGGGATTCCGGTGTGTGGGCGATGTGGCTCATGCACTGGAAATGGTACTGCTTGGACTTGAGCGTGCGCCGCAACTGGAGCAAGAAGTCTCGGATGTCGAACTGGTTCATCACACAATTGCCAGTATCGCAGACATGATTGACGCGATTCGTGCGCATCGTGAGCCGGTGGCTGATGCACAACTGTGTGAGGCGTTGATGGCGCGTGCCGAAGCACTGCGTCCTTATGCGCAGTCGGCAGAAGTGCGTGCTATGGCCGATCTGGCGCTCGAAGAGGCGGATTCCGGCGACGATGAGATCGTGCTGGATATTGCGCTGCTTGACTTGCCCGAGGATGCACAACTCGACGAAGCACAGCTGCAGGTGTCTGCAGATGATGCAGCAGATCTGAGCGGTTTGACGGTTGCAGAAGCGGAAGCGAAGTCAGAGGACGATACGCCCGAGGCAGTTGCAGATACCTTCGAAACAGTGGATTTTGAGCTGGAGCCCGAAGCCGAAGCCGAAGCCGAAGCCGAAGCCGAAGCCGAAGCCGAAGCCGAAGCCGAAGCCGAAGCCGACATCGAGACGGCCATTGAATTAACGCCGCTTGCTGAATCGGAAGAGGATGTCGATTCACTGGAGGATGAGCTTGAGGCGCTGCCAGTCATCGAGGTTGAAGAGACTGAAGACGCTGATCTGCCGGTGATAACGGATGTTGTTGAGTCTGACGAAGGTGCAGCGGCTGAATCCACAGGTGTAGACGCAGCGATATCCGATGTATCTGATACGGATGCGTGGGCGGGCGACACTGAAGATGATGTGCCGACACTCGAGCTTGTCGTCGAAGAAGTGGCGCATGAGGAAGTGCCGGAAGTCACCGAGCCAGCAGCTGAATCGGCATTGCCCGAATTGCAGGCGAATGAGCTGGATAGTATCGACTTCGACATTGGTGAAAGTGAAGATGCAGAGATCGAAGCTGTAGCCGTCGAGGATGCGCCGCTGCTTGAGGCAGACATCTCTGACGAAGCGGCAGAAGAAATTGAAGCTGAATCGTCGGAAGCCGCATTGCCGGTGGATGAAAGCGAGTACGCTGCCGAAGCCGAAGCCGAAGCCGAAGCCGAAGCCGAAGCCGAAGCCGATATCGAAATCAATGTCCCGACACTGAATGACGCGCCTCTTATCGAGGAAGTCGTTGCCGCGCCGGTGGTCAGCCCGGAAGTTGCGGTTGCCCCGCGTGCAGAGCAGCGTCTGGCCGATATTGCAGTTGCGGATGAAATTGACGAGCAATTGCTCCCAGTCTTCATTGAAGAAGCTGAAGAGCTGATGCCGCAGATTCGCGCTGGTTTGCGCGGTTTGGGCGAAGATGCGTCGCATGCCGATGCGCTGCGTCGCCTGCTGCACACGCTTAAGGGCAGTGCGCGGATGGCAGGTGCAATGCGTCTGGGTGATGCGACTCACCAGATGGAAACACGCCTGATTAACGCCGGTGAGCTGATTTCGCCCGCGCTGATTGAAGGTCTGGAAATTGATTTCGACCTTGTGTCCGAGGTGTATGACCGCTTGCTGAATCCGCAAGCTGCAGCCGAAGAGGCTGAAGTCGAAGTGGCAAATCAGCCTGCTCGTGATGAATTCTCGGTGATGCCTGTGCAAATCACCCGAGGCGAACGTCTGGTGCAGCCGCTGCAGCCGACCTTGTCCGATCCGGATGCAGGTAAGGCAACGATCCGTGTCCGTGCGGATCTGGTTGACCGTCTGGTTAACCAGTCCGGTGAAGTGGCGATTGCGCGCTCTCGTATCGAGGCTGAAATGCTGGCGCTCAAGCGCAGCCTGGGCGATTTGACCGATAACGTGACTCGCTTGCGTGGTCAGTTGCGCGAGATTGAAATTCAGGCTGAGTCGCAGATGCAGTCGCGTCTGTCGCACACCAACGAGTCGCACGATTTCGATCCGCTCGAGTTCGACCGCTTTACCCGTCTGCAGGAACTGACCCGCTTCATGGCCGAGTCCGTGAATGACGTGGCCACCGTTCAGCAGAACTTGTTACGCAACTTCGATGAGTCGAACGCAGCCCTGCTGCAGCAAGCGCGGATGACGCGTGACCTGCAACAGGAACTGATGCGCGTGCGCATGGTGCCGTTTGGTAGCATCGCCGACCGTTTCTACCGCCTGGTTCGTCAGGTGGGTAAGGAAACCGGCAAGAAGGTCAATCTGGAACTGCGTGGCGGCCGAGTTGAAATCGACCGGTCCGTGCTGGAAAAGATGGTCACGCCGTTCGAGCACATGCTGCGTAACGCGATTGACCATGGCCTTGAGCATACCGGTCAGCGTCTGTCGTCCGGTAAAGGCGAGTTCGGTGAAGTGACGATTGAGGCGCGTCAGGAAGGGAATGAACTGGTTCTGACGCTGCGTGATGATGGTCGTGGTCTGGATCTCGATCGTATTCGCAGCAAGGCACTCGAGCGCGGCCTGATTGGCGCCAATGATCACCCGACGCCGCATGCCTTGATGGCGATGATTTTTGCGGCCGGCTTCAGTACAGCCGAATCCGTCACGCAACTGTCCGGCCGTGGTATCGGCATGGATGTGGTGCGGACGCAGATTACCGAACTGGGTGGTCGCGTCGAAGTGGATTCGCAAGTCGGACTGGGTACGACCTTCACGATTCATCTGCCGCTGACCCTTGCCGTGACACAGGCTGTGATGGTGCGGGTGGGTGAACGTCACTATGCGATCCCATCGGTGATGGTGGAGCAGGTGCAGGAATTGAAGATGCCTGCACTGGAAGAGTTGTACCAGAAGGGTGACGTGAACTGGCTGGGTAATCAGTATCCGTTCCATTACCTGCCGCGTCTGGTGGGTGACATGGATGTCAAGGCCGAGCACAAGCGCTACAACACTGTGCTGCTGCTGCGCTCCGGTGCTCAGCGGATTGCCATCCACGTTGATGAACTGACCCGGAACCAGGAAGTTGTGGTGAAGAACATCGGCCCGCAGCTGTCACGTGTGGCCGGTATTGTGGGTGCGACTGTGCTGGGTAACGGCGAAATCGTGCTGATCATCAACCCGATGCAGCTAGCGCTGCGCCGCGCCGAAACACCTGCTGATCTGCAAGTGTCGAGCGAAGTGGCACATGCCGAGCCTGCCGCCAATGAAGTACTGGATGTGGCGCCGGTGGTGATGGTGGTGGATGACTCGCTGACTGTGCGCAAGATTACCGGTCGTCTGCTGAGTCGCGAGGGCTATCAGGTCGAAACAGCCAAGGATGGCGTCGATGCCTTGCAGCAATTGCAGGATATCAAGCCAGCGGTGATTCTGCTCGACGTAGAAATGCCGCGTATGGATGGTTTTGAACTGACGCGTAATCTGCGCGCCAATGCCGACACCCGCGATATCCCGATCATCATGATCACGTCGCGAACCGCAGAAAAGCATCGCAACTATGCGCTGGAGCTGGGTGTGAACGTCTTCCTGGGTAAGCCGTATCAGGAAGATGAGCTGCTTGAGCACATTAGTCAGTTCGTCGGAAACAAGGTGCCGGCTTAA